From Woronichinia naegeliana WA131, the proteins below share one genomic window:
- a CDS encoding ABC transporter ATP-binding protein, which yields MTSLSATEPITTPKTDQEAIASLANIGVTFGIGNNANEVLRDINLDLDLGDFVCVLGSSGCGKTTLLRVLAGYQPLTTGEVKVAGKLHTKPDPDVGVVFQRPNLFPWLTIAGNVEFGPKMKGVNKQERRERVATTLEIVGLTHAANYLPYQLSGGMQQRAAIARTLAAEPQIILMDEPFGALDALTREAIQIHLRGIWQRTQKTIFFITHDVEEALLLGTRIIIMHARPGRIVKEFVNPFAHRLEEETATNLRISKEFVEAREFLVNSIRSDEIETEIVD from the coding sequence ATGACTTCTCTTTCTGCTACGGAGCCGATCACGACTCCTAAAACTGATCAAGAGGCGATCGCCTCCCTTGCTAATATTGGTGTTACTTTTGGTATCGGTAATAATGCCAATGAAGTTTTAAGAGATATTAATTTAGACCTTGATTTGGGCGATTTTGTTTGTGTTTTGGGGTCATCGGGTTGCGGTAAAACGACACTTTTACGAGTCTTGGCAGGTTATCAACCCTTAACAACGGGAGAGGTAAAAGTTGCAGGTAAATTACATACTAAACCTGATCCTGATGTTGGTGTGGTATTTCAACGTCCCAATCTTTTTCCCTGGCTGACGATCGCCGGTAATGTAGAATTTGGCCCTAAAATGAAAGGAGTAAATAAACAGGAACGGCGAGAACGAGTCGCTACCACCTTAGAAATTGTCGGTTTGACCCATGCGGCTAATTATTTGCCCTATCAATTGTCGGGAGGAATGCAACAACGAGCGGCGATCGCTCGAACTTTGGCCGCAGAACCCCAAATTATTTTGATGGATGAACCTTTTGGAGCCTTAGATGCCTTGACCCGTGAAGCCATTCAAATTCATTTACGTGGTATTTGGCAACGTACTCAGAAAACTATTTTTTTCATTACCCACGATGTAGAAGAAGCTCTTTTATTAGGCACTCGTATTATTATTATGCACGCCCGACCTGGACGTATTGTTAAAGAATTTGTTAATCCCTTTGCCCATCGTCTTGAAGAGGAAACAGCTACTAATCTAAGAATTTCCAAGGAATTTGTAGAAGCTAGAGAATTTCTCGTTAATAGTATTCGCAGCGATGAAATTGAAACAGAAATTGTAGATTAA
- a CDS encoding aliphatic sulfonate ABC transporter substrate-binding protein — protein sequence MALKRREVLLGLASASLPIILASCGGEKTEGTTNTTTTENASPAANNTGKVPEKIRIGYQVIPNPELLAKAEGLAAKAFPNSKIEYISFDSGRDVNTAIAANGIDFGVLGSVPASVGIAQGLKYQVYFIQDVIGAAEALIAKPGIKTLADLKGKKVATPFGSTAHFSLEALLEQQGIPEKDLQILDLQPPDIVAAWSRGDIDASYVWQPTLGKLQKTGGTILVTSADLAKKGIVTADLGVVRTEFANQYPDVVKQYVGVLDEAVKAYRTDPKSATTALAKELNITPAETESSVKELVWLDSTEQKEPKYLGSTDRPGELAKILKSQADFAVTQKKITSAPDLAVYQQNLYTKAL from the coding sequence ATGGCTTTAAAACGACGAGAAGTTTTGTTAGGTTTAGCGAGTGCCAGCTTACCGATTATTCTGGCTAGTTGCGGTGGGGAAAAAACGGAAGGAACCACTAACACGACAACAACAGAAAATGCTTCCCCTGCTGCAAATAACACGGGTAAAGTTCCCGAAAAAATCCGTATTGGCTATCAAGTTATTCCTAATCCTGAACTATTAGCAAAAGCCGAGGGGTTGGCAGCAAAAGCCTTTCCTAATTCTAAAATTGAATATATTAGCTTTGATTCAGGTCGGGATGTCAATACCGCGATCGCTGCTAATGGCATTGATTTCGGGGTATTAGGCTCGGTTCCTGCCAGTGTGGGCATAGCCCAGGGACTAAAATATCAAGTCTATTTCATTCAAGATGTCATTGGAGCAGCCGAAGCTCTCATTGCCAAACCAGGCATTAAAACCCTGGCTGATTTAAAAGGAAAAAAAGTGGCTACTCCCTTTGGTTCTACGGCTCATTTTTCCCTAGAAGCTCTCTTAGAACAGCAAGGAATTCCCGAAAAAGATTTACAAATTTTAGACCTTCAACCCCCTGACATTGTTGCGGCTTGGAGTCGGGGAGATATTGATGCTAGTTACGTTTGGCAACCGACCTTAGGTAAATTACAAAAAACAGGGGGAACCATTTTAGTGACTTCTGCTGATTTAGCAAAAAAAGGGATTGTTACCGCCGATTTAGGGGTTGTACGGACGGAGTTTGCTAATCAATACCCCGATGTTGTTAAACAGTATGTGGGGGTTTTAGATGAAGCGGTAAAAGCCTATCGAACTGATCCGAAATCCGCAACAACAGCCCTCGCTAAGGAGTTAAATATTACTCCTGCTGAGACTGAATCTTCGGTTAAGGAATTAGTCTGGTTAGATTCAACGGAACAAAAAGAACCGAAATATCTTGGTTCAACGGATCGGCCTGGTGAGCTTGCGAAAATTCTTAAAAGTCAAGCGGATTTTGCTGTTACCCAGAAAAAGATTACCTCTGCTCCTGATTTAGCAGTTTATCAGCAGAATCTTTATACAAAAGCTCTTTAA
- a CDS encoding ABC transporter permease subunit: protein MVSKVGQEGLTGRSPSSGEKILRLVTQFLSSERAISLGSVAVIFLLWYTVTALKWVNPLFLPAPGLVWSAFVEILQNGYKGNSLGYHIFQSMFRLVSALLVAIVTAIPLGMLCGFSKPIRAALDPIIEFYRPLPPLAYYTLLVIWLGIENPSKIALLFLAAFAPLFLAVVSGVERISIDRINGARSLGASGWQLFLHVIFPSCLPEIFTGLRTAIGVSYSTLVAAEMVAAVSGIGWMVLDASKFLRSDIIFVGIIIMGLIAILIDAGIRWVQKTQLPWIGRDA, encoded by the coding sequence ATGGTTTCAAAAGTTGGACAAGAAGGATTAACGGGGCGATCACCGTCTTCGGGAGAGAAGATTTTGAGGCTAGTTACTCAATTTCTAAGCTCAGAAAGAGCCATTTCCCTGGGGTCAGTGGCGGTGATTTTCTTGCTTTGGTACACAGTTACAGCTCTAAAGTGGGTAAATCCCCTGTTTTTACCTGCTCCTGGATTAGTCTGGTCAGCGTTTGTGGAAATTCTGCAAAATGGCTACAAGGGAAATTCTTTGGGTTATCACATTTTTCAGAGTATGTTTCGCTTAGTTAGTGCCTTATTAGTGGCAATTGTAACGGCGATTCCTTTGGGAATGTTATGTGGTTTTTCTAAACCGATACGAGCGGCTCTTGATCCGATTATTGAGTTTTATCGTCCCCTACCGCCTTTAGCCTATTACACCTTATTAGTGATTTGGTTGGGAATTGAAAATCCTTCTAAAATTGCCTTACTTTTCCTAGCGGCTTTTGCTCCCTTATTTCTAGCGGTAGTTTCGGGAGTTGAACGCATTTCTATTGATCGTATCAATGGAGCGCGATCCCTAGGTGCATCGGGATGGCAGTTATTTCTTCATGTCATTTTTCCGTCCTGTTTGCCAGAGATTTTTACGGGCCTACGAACGGCGATCGGGGTTTCCTATTCAACTTTAGTAGCCGCCGAAATGGTAGCCGCCGTATCAGGAATTGGCTGGATGGTTTTAGATGCCAGTAAGTTTCTGAGGAGCGATATTATTTTTGTTGGCATTATCATTATGGGTCTGATTGCAATTTTGATTGATGCAGGTATTCGTTGGGTTCAAAAAACACAATTACCCTGGATTGGTCGAGATGCTTAA
- a CDS encoding Uma2 family endonuclease yields the protein MIALQNYFPNDEYLQWEEQQNEKHEYVNGEIYAMAGASENHVIITDNFSAILVTQLRGGQCRSFSSDMKVNILEKSIYYYPDLLVTCDPRDRQNKQYKSYPCLIIEVLSESTEARDRGAKFAHYQTLESLQEYVLVSQWEKRVEVFRRTDRQFWLLQTLTDDDIIELQSINLSIPVTAIYEGVDLSPDLTSV from the coding sequence ATGATTGCTCTCCAAAATTATTTTCCCAACGATGAATATCTACAATGGGAAGAACAGCAAAATGAAAAGCATGAATATGTTAATGGCGAAATTTATGCTATGGCTGGAGCCAGTGAGAATCATGTTATTATCACTGACAATTTTTCAGCGATCCTTGTGACTCAATTGCGAGGTGGCCAGTGCCGCTCTTTTTCCTCAGATATGAAAGTTAATATCCTGGAGAAAAGTATTTACTATTATCCCGATCTGCTCGTCACCTGTGATCCACGCGATCGCCAGAATAAACAATATAAAAGTTATCCCTGTCTCATTATTGAAGTCTTATCAGAATCAACGGAAGCTAGAGATCGCGGCGCAAAATTTGCCCATTACCAAACCCTAGAATCTTTACAGGAATATGTATTAGTCAGTCAATGGGAAAAACGAGTGGAGGTATTTCGCCGCACCGATCGCCAATTTTGGTTATTACAAACCTTGACAGACGATGACATTATTGAACTACAAAGTATTAATCTCTCAATTCCTGTGACGGCAATTTACGAGGGAGTGGATTTGTCGCCAGATTTAACCTCTGTCTAA
- a CDS encoding FAD/NAD(P)-binding protein, translating to MAPSPLVANLTISDTPTVIAIVGAGYSGSLIATHLLKTATRPLVIKLIERSHEIGRGVAYSAHNIGHLLNVSVGNMSAFPDDPGHLLRWLNYNYTELAPFLPYDLNVSSFIPRQIFGLYIQSILEEAEATASSNVRLERISDEVVGIEPQGKKANVALASGKIFTADRVVLAIGNSPATPPALDNNQTSYLRNAWSADALTDLDPDASVLFIGTGLTMVDMLVSLNASNHRGKIYAVSRRGLFPLTHQATQPYPPFLTTETTPKTVRGLVRRLRQEVRTAQTQGYDWRSVVDSLRPITQRLWSQLTKSEQQKFLRCLTPYWDVHRHRIAPEIGAIVQDFLDSGQLTVTAARIQNYQATAEGRYFVRYGDTTPIYFAR from the coding sequence ATGGCCCCATCTCCCCTCGTTGCTAATCTGACGATTTCTGATACTCCAACTGTGATCGCTATTGTCGGGGCGGGCTATAGTGGGTCGTTAATTGCTACCCATTTGCTGAAAACGGCCACACGACCTTTAGTTATTAAACTGATTGAACGGAGCCACGAGATCGGTCGGGGAGTAGCCTACAGCGCACACAATATTGGTCATTTACTCAATGTTTCGGTGGGGAACATGAGTGCCTTTCCTGATGATCCTGGACATTTATTGCGCTGGCTGAATTATAACTACACGGAACTGGCTCCCTTTCTGCCCTATGACCTAAATGTGAGCAGTTTTATCCCTCGTCAAATTTTTGGGCTTTATATCCAATCCATCCTCGAAGAAGCCGAAGCCACTGCCTCTAGTAATGTCCGTTTAGAGCGGATTAGTGATGAAGTGGTGGGTATTGAACCCCAAGGTAAAAAGGCTAATGTGGCCCTAGCGAGTGGCAAAATTTTTACGGCAGACAGAGTTGTACTGGCGATCGGTAATTCCCCTGCCACTCCCCCCGCTTTAGACAATAATCAAACTAGCTATCTCCGCAATGCCTGGTCAGCCGATGCCCTAACAGATTTAGACCCCGATGCTTCGGTCTTGTTTATTGGTACGGGTTTAACGATGGTAGATATGTTGGTTTCTCTCAATGCCAGTAACCATCGCGGCAAAATTTATGCAGTTTCACGGCGCGGTCTCTTTCCCCTCACCCATCAGGCAACCCAGCCCTATCCTCCTTTTCTGACGACCGAAACGACTCCTAAAACGGTACGGGGTTTAGTGCGACGACTACGCCAAGAAGTCCGAACCGCCCAAACTCAAGGTTACGATTGGCGATCGGTGGTGGATTCTCTGCGTCCCATCACTCAGCGACTCTGGAGCCAGTTAACCAAGTCTGAACAGCAAAAATTTCTACGCTGTCTGACTCCCTATTGGGATGTGCATCGTCATCGGATCGCGCCTGAGATTGGGGCGATCGTACAAGATTTTTTGGATTCGGGACAATTAACGGTTACGGCCGCTCGTATTCAGAACTATCAAGCCACTGCTGAGGGCAGGTACTTTGTACGATACGGTGACACAACGCCTATTTACTTTGCCCGATGA
- a CDS encoding sulfite exporter TauE/SafE family protein — protein MSTLQLTILITVFFVTSIISVITGSTSLITIPIMLQIGIEPHTALATNMMALTFMSIGATLPFLKQKTINLSRLPGLITLTLMGSGIGAGLLLIVPSQALPKLVSIFMIVVVIFSFFNYQAGVIPEEKPSSINRITGYFATFILGMYGGFFSGGYVTMLTAAYVGFFRMIYVEAIATTKLVNVFSSLVATTIFALNGIIDHLLGIILSIIMFLGGIIGSKIALKINNLWLRRIFLITVITLAFKTMTG, from the coding sequence GTGTCAACTCTTCAGTTAACTATTCTCATAACCGTTTTTTTTGTAACTAGCATTATCAGTGTAATTACAGGTAGCACATCTTTAATTACCATACCGATTATGTTGCAAATTGGCATTGAGCCACACACAGCTTTAGCAACCAATATGATGGCTCTAACTTTTATGAGTATCGGAGCGACCTTACCTTTTCTTAAACAAAAAACAATTAATCTGAGTCGTTTACCTGGTCTAATTACTCTAACTTTAATGGGTTCAGGAATTGGGGCAGGATTATTATTGATAGTGCCATCTCAAGCTTTACCAAAATTGGTTTCGATCTTTATGATTGTCGTCGTGATTTTTTCTTTTTTTAATTATCAGGCAGGGGTTATTCCCGAAGAGAAACCATCAAGTATTAATCGAATTACAGGATATTTTGCAACATTTATATTGGGTATGTATGGCGGTTTTTTTAGTGGTGGCTATGTGACAATGTTGACGGCAGCCTATGTGGGATTTTTTCGGATGATCTATGTAGAGGCGATCGCCACCACAAAACTTGTGAATGTTTTTTCTTCTTTGGTTGCGACGACTATTTTTGCCTTAAATGGAATTATTGATCATCTCCTGGGAATCATTCTTAGTATTATAATGTTTCTTGGGGGAATAATCGGCTCAAAGATTGCTCTCAAGATTAATAATCTTTGGTTACGACGTATCTTTTTAATAACAGTTATTACTCTTGCCTTTAAGACGATGACAGGTTAG
- a CDS encoding IS4 family transposase: MTTDAVEEYKIMLSVGDTTFLDYRNIKEKREGYGPTGKGGNGLILHSALAIEPEKGQVLGLLWQKLWNREVKEKPPTDETAKQKKERQKEQRKAARQRPFEEKESYKWVEALNTCEKQVESSTRVIHVFDREGDVSEVFDSVRQLKHTGVLVRASHNRSLDKNSERLWQHLESEPIRFHQEIEIPSTGKRKARKVKLAVRFCSVNLRTPYRFDNRDPLNVYAVYATEIDCPEGETPLSWMLLTTEVVETIEMAVTILRWYTYRWRVEEFHKVLKSGCQSERYRLASDGMKTLLGFLSVIAVELLHVTYLHRTQPDALAIEILNPLQLQVLKAAASQKLPPILTVAWAVESVAFLGGYLEHRRKTPLGIQVLWRGWLKLHDLCQGWQLAIRT; the protein is encoded by the coding sequence ATGACAACTGACGCCGTAGAAGAATATAAGATAATGCTATCAGTCGGAGATACGACCTTCTTAGATTATCGCAATATCAAGGAAAAAAGGGAAGGGTATGGGCCGACTGGAAAAGGAGGGAATGGATTAATACTGCATAGTGCTTTAGCAATTGAGCCAGAAAAAGGACAAGTATTAGGTTTATTATGGCAAAAACTGTGGAATAGGGAGGTAAAAGAAAAGCCCCCAACAGATGAAACGGCGAAGCAGAAAAAAGAAAGACAGAAAGAACAAAGAAAAGCAGCTCGTCAAAGACCATTTGAGGAAAAAGAATCCTACAAATGGGTAGAGGCTCTAAACACCTGTGAGAAACAGGTAGAAAGTTCAACGAGGGTAATTCATGTATTTGACAGAGAAGGAGATGTTTCAGAAGTCTTTGACTCAGTGCGTCAACTCAAGCATACAGGAGTGCTGGTCAGAGCGTCTCATAATCGTAGTTTAGACAAAAATAGTGAACGACTTTGGCAACATTTGGAATCAGAACCGATTCGTTTTCATCAAGAAATCGAGATTCCGAGTACAGGAAAAAGAAAAGCACGGAAGGTTAAGCTTGCCGTCCGATTTTGCTCAGTTAATCTACGAACTCCCTATCGTTTTGATAATCGTGACCCGTTGAATGTCTATGCTGTTTATGCGACAGAAATCGATTGTCCCGAAGGCGAAACTCCTTTATCTTGGATGCTTCTGACTACAGAAGTTGTTGAGACTATTGAGATGGCTGTCACTATTCTTCGTTGGTACACCTACCGATGGCGGGTTGAAGAATTTCATAAAGTCCTTAAGTCTGGTTGTCAGAGTGAGCGTTATCGACTTGCCTCTGATGGAATGAAAACTCTTTTGGGTTTTTTAAGTGTCATTGCTGTTGAACTTTTACACGTTACTTATCTTCATCGTACCCAGCCCGATGCTCTCGCGATTGAAATTCTTAATCCTCTTCAACTTCAGGTGTTAAAAGCAGCCGCCTCTCAAAAACTTCCCCCTATTTTGACTGTTGCTTGGGCTGTCGAGTCTGTTGCTTTTCTTGGTGGTTATCTTGAACATCGTCGTAAAACTCCTCTCGGTATCCAAGTCCTTTGGCGCGGTTGGTTGAAGTTGCATGACCTTTGCCAAGGCTGGCAGCTTGCAATCCGCACTTAA
- a CDS encoding transposase, which translates to MLEWWTKNFASCELGDERLNNRAFSIGKKLSEGFGKALSEVFKGGNELKRAYEFLGIRKQTLSR; encoded by the coding sequence ATGTTGGAATGGTGGACAAAAAACTTTGCCAGTTGTGAATTGGGAGACGAGAGGCTAAACAATCGTGCCTTCTCGATTGGGAAAAAGTTAAGTGAGGGGTTTGGAAAAGCCTTATCAGAAGTGTTTAAGGGAGGAAACGAGTTAAAGAGGGCCTATGAATTTTTGGGAATCCGAAAACAGACTTTGTCAAGATAA
- a CDS encoding IS4 family transposase has protein sequence MTTAAVEEYKIMLSVGDTTFLDYRNIKEKREGYGPTGKGGNGLILHSALAIEPEKGQVLGLLWQKLWNREVKEKPPTDETAKQKKERQKEQRKAARQRPFEEKESYKWVEALNTCEKQVESSTRVIHVFDREGDVSEVFDSVRQLKHTGVLVRASHNRSLDKNSERLWQHLESEPIRFHQEIEIPSTGKRKARKVKLAVRFCSVNLRTPYRFDNRDPLNVYAVYATEIDCPEGETPLSWMLLTTEVVETIEMAVTILRWYIYRWRVEEFHKVLKSGCQSERYRLASDGMKTLLGFLSVIAVELLHVTYLHRTQPDALAIEILNPLQLQVLKAAASQKLPPILTVAWAVESVAFLGGYLEHRRKTPLGIQVLWRGWLKLHDLCQGWQLAIRT, from the coding sequence ATGACAACTGCCGCCGTAGAAGAATATAAGATAATGCTATCAGTCGGAGATACGACCTTCTTAGATTATCGCAATATCAAGGAAAAAAGGGAAGGGTATGGGCCGACTGGAAAAGGAGGGAATGGATTAATACTGCATAGTGCTTTAGCAATTGAGCCAGAAAAAGGACAAGTATTAGGTTTATTATGGCAAAAACTGTGGAATAGGGAGGTAAAAGAAAAGCCCCCAACAGATGAAACGGCGAAGCAGAAAAAAGAAAGACAGAAAGAACAAAGAAAAGCAGCTCGTCAAAGACCATTTGAGGAAAAAGAATCCTACAAATGGGTAGAGGCTCTAAACACCTGTGAGAAACAGGTAGAAAGTTCAACGAGGGTAATTCATGTATTTGACAGAGAAGGAGATGTTTCAGAAGTCTTTGACTCAGTGCGTCAACTCAAGCATACAGGAGTGCTGGTCAGAGCGTCTCATAATCGTAGTTTAGACAAAAATAGTGAACGACTTTGGCAACATTTGGAATCAGAACCGATTCGTTTTCATCAAGAAATCGAGATTCCGAGTACAGGAAAAAGAAAAGCACGGAAGGTTAAGCTTGCCGTCCGATTTTGCTCAGTTAATCTACGAACTCCCTATCGTTTTGATAATCGTGACCCGTTGAATGTCTATGCTGTTTATGCGACAGAAATCGATTGTCCCGAAGGCGAAACTCCTTTATCTTGGATGCTTCTGACTACAGAAGTTGTTGAGACTATTGAGATGGCTGTCACTATTCTTCGTTGGTACATCTACCGATGGCGGGTTGAAGAATTTCATAAAGTCCTTAAGTCTGGTTGTCAGAGTGAGCGTTATCGACTTGCCTCTGATGGAATGAAAACTCTTTTGGGTTTTTTAAGTGTCATTGCTGTTGAACTTTTACACGTTACTTATCTTCATCGTACCCAGCCCGATGCTCTCGCGATTGAAATTCTTAATCCTCTTCAACTTCAGGTGTTAAAAGCAGCCGCCTCTCAAAAACTTCCCCCTATTTTGACTGTTGCTTGGGCTGTCGAGTCTGTTGCTTTTCTTGGTGGTTATCTTGAACATCGTCGTAAAACTCCTCTCGGTATCCAAGTCCTTTGGCGCGGTTGGTTGAAGTTGCATGACCTTTGCCAAGGCTGGCAGCTTGCAATCCGCACTTAA
- a CDS encoding transposase, translated as MGDERLNNRAFSIGKKLSEGFGKALSEVFKGGNELKRAYEFLGIRKQTLSR; from the coding sequence TTGGGAGACGAGAGGCTAAACAATCGTGCCTTCTCGATTGGGAAAAAGTTAAGTGAGGGGTTTGGAAAAGCCTTATCAGAAGTGTTTAAGGGAGGAAACGAGTTAAAGAGGGCCTATGAATTTTTGGGAATCCGAAAACAGACTTTGTCAAGATAA
- a CDS encoding IS4 family transposase gives MTTAAVEEYKIMLSVGDTTFLDYRNIKEKREGYGPTGKGGNGLILHSALAIEPEKGQVLGLLWQKLWNREVKEKPPTDETAKQKKERQKEQRKAARQRPFEEKESYKWVEALNTCEKQVESSTRVIHVFDREGDVSEVFDSVRQLKHTGVLVRASHNRSLDKNSERLWQHLESEPIRFHQEIEIPSTGKRKARKVKLAVRFCSVNLRTPYRFDNRDPLNVYAVYATEIDCPEGETPLSWMLLTTEVVETIEMAVTILRWYTYRWRVEEFHKVLKSGCQSERYRLASDGMKTLLGFLSVIAVELLHVTYLHRTQPGALAIEILNPLQLQVLKAAASQKLPPILTVAWAVESVAFLGGYLEHRRKTPLGIQVLWRGWLKLHDLCQGWQLAIRT, from the coding sequence ATGACAACTGCCGCCGTAGAAGAATATAAGATAATGCTATCAGTCGGAGATACGACCTTCTTAGATTATCGCAATATCAAGGAAAAAAGGGAAGGGTATGGGCCGACTGGAAAAGGAGGGAATGGATTAATACTGCATAGTGCTTTAGCAATTGAGCCAGAAAAAGGACAAGTATTAGGTTTATTATGGCAAAAACTGTGGAATAGGGAGGTAAAAGAAAAGCCCCCAACAGATGAAACGGCGAAGCAGAAAAAAGAAAGACAGAAAGAACAAAGAAAAGCAGCTCGTCAAAGACCATTTGAGGAAAAAGAATCCTACAAATGGGTAGAGGCTCTAAACACCTGTGAGAAACAGGTAGAAAGTTCAACGAGGGTAATTCATGTATTTGACAGAGAAGGAGATGTTTCAGAAGTCTTTGACTCAGTGCGTCAACTCAAGCATACAGGAGTGCTGGTCAGAGCGTCTCATAATCGTAGTTTAGACAAAAATAGTGAACGACTTTGGCAACATTTGGAATCAGAACCGATTCGTTTTCATCAAGAAATCGAGATTCCGAGTACAGGAAAAAGAAAAGCACGGAAGGTTAAGCTTGCCGTCCGATTTTGCTCAGTTAATCTACGAACTCCCTATCGTTTTGATAATCGTGACCCGTTGAATGTCTATGCTGTTTATGCGACAGAAATCGATTGTCCCGAAGGCGAAACTCCTTTATCTTGGATGCTTCTGACTACAGAAGTTGTTGAGACTATTGAGATGGCTGTCACTATTCTTCGTTGGTACACCTACCGATGGCGGGTTGAAGAATTTCATAAAGTCCTTAAGTCTGGTTGTCAGAGTGAGCGTTATCGACTTGCCTCTGATGGAATGAAAACTCTTTTGGGTTTTTTAAGTGTCATTGCTGTTGAACTTTTACACGTTACTTATCTTCATCGTACCCAGCCCGGTGCTCTCGCGATTGAAATTCTTAATCCTCTTCAACTTCAGGTGTTAAAAGCAGCCGCCTCTCAAAAACTTCCCCCTATTTTGACTGTTGCTTGGGCTGTCGAGTCTGTTGCTTTTCTTGGTGGTTATCTTGAACATCGTCGTAAAACTCCTCTCGGTATCCAAGTCCTTTGGCGCGGTTGGTTGAAGTTGCATGACCTTTGCCAAGGCTGGCAGCTTGCAATCCGCACTTAA
- a CDS encoding ISNCY family transposase, whose product MSTDFAERKMEVNDLSFDGIVHCLNEVIGKIDDPRSVSNATKYSLREAILGAFAAFFMQNESFLEYQRQLNSRCGRDNAQSLFGLEKIPTVEQIRNIVDGVAASSLFPLFGLIYQALRSMGFLKAYEILRGNLLVAMDGTNYYSSEKVNCPCCSTKTSKQGKVTYFHQALLPVIVSPDHESVFSLPPEFITPQDGSEKQDCEQNAAKRWISNHASLFAGQKITLLGDDLYSRQPTCQHCLDHDFNFIFVCLPTSHPTLYEWLNYLEANGEVKTTQHRRWNGKYFEIWHCRYLNQIPLRDQQPALLVNWCELKIHRESDAQLLYHNSWITNHFLTPHIVLDVCRAGRTRWRTENENHNILKNRGYHLEHNFGHGKQHLASVLLTLNLLAFLLHTVLGLVDERYQRIRVQRGTRKGFFQDILSLTKYLFFESWHHLLDFMLDDSVSLAVSNSS is encoded by the coding sequence GTGTCTACTGATTTTGCAGAGAGAAAGATGGAAGTAAACGACCTAAGTTTTGACGGAATCGTTCACTGTTTAAACGAGGTCATTGGGAAGATAGATGACCCCCGTTCGGTTAGTAATGCAACGAAATATAGTCTAAGAGAGGCGATACTGGGGGCATTTGCCGCCTTTTTTATGCAAAATGAGTCATTTTTAGAGTACCAACGTCAGCTTAACAGCCGTTGTGGGCGAGATAATGCTCAGAGCTTGTTTGGACTAGAAAAAATACCAACAGTAGAACAGATTCGCAACATTGTGGATGGGGTAGCAGCGAGTAGTCTATTCCCTTTGTTTGGGTTAATTTACCAAGCATTGAGGAGCATGGGATTCTTGAAAGCCTATGAAATATTGAGGGGAAATCTTCTAGTAGCAATGGATGGGACAAATTACTACAGTTCGGAAAAAGTAAATTGTCCATGCTGTTCAACCAAAACGTCAAAACAGGGAAAAGTCACCTACTTCCATCAGGCATTATTGCCCGTGATTGTTTCCCCAGACCATGAATCAGTTTTTTCCTTACCCCCTGAATTTATTACCCCTCAAGACGGGTCTGAAAAGCAAGATTGCGAGCAAAATGCGGCGAAACGTTGGATAAGTAACCATGCTAGTTTGTTTGCGGGACAGAAGATAACTCTGCTAGGGGATGACTTGTACAGTCGTCAGCCCACTTGTCAGCACTGTCTCGACCACGATTTCAACTTTATCTTCGTCTGTTTACCGACTTCTCATCCCACACTCTATGAATGGTTAAACTATTTAGAAGCTAATGGAGAAGTCAAAACCACTCAACACCGACGTTGGAATGGGAAGTATTTCGAGATTTGGCACTGCCGTTATCTCAATCAGATTCCCCTGCGAGACCAACAGCCTGCTTTGTTGGTTAACTGGTGTGAGCTAAAAATCCACCGCGAATCCGATGCTCAACTTCTTTATCACAATAGTTGGATTACCAATCATTTTCTCACCCCTCACATCGTTCTTGATGTCTGTCGTGCTGGACGGACTCGTTGGCGCACTGAGAACGAGAATCACAATATTCTCAAAAATCGAGGCTATCACTTAGAGCATAATTTTGGGCATGGTAAACAACACCTCGCCTCTGTTTTGCTTACCCTGAATTTGCTGGCTTTTCTCTTGCACACGGTTTTAGGTTTGGTTGATGAACGTTACCAGAGAATTCGCGTCCAACGCGGCACTCGTAAGGGATTCTTTCAAGATATTCTCTCTTTGACCAAATATCTGTTCTTTGAAAGCTGGCATCATCTTTTAGATTTTATGCTTGATGACTCAGTTTCTCTCGCTGTCTCGAATTCTTCCTAG